Proteins encoded together in one Ciona intestinalis chromosome 1, KH, whole genome shotgun sequence window:
- the vachtp gene encoding vesicular acetylcholine transporter (The RefSeq protein has 2 substitutions compared to this genomic sequence): MDVCRQYGNIVATLAHGCINKLRDLTAPLRDRISDGKSQRKLVLVIVCVALLLDNMLYMVIVPIITEYFNKNETKSAMLSTTSQIMNDFISTPYINNVTPPAALQSHLQTSGPDKDGTEDTLTGILFASKAIVQLMANPFTGTFIDRVGYIKPLTLGLMVMFLSTALFACAEGFAVLFLARSLQGLGSALADTASLGLIADRFQDEAERSKALGLALAFISFGSLVAPPFGGILYEFAGREWPFLILAFVCLIDAMLLLLVQIPREDETKAKVGNLPVGTPIYKLFIDPYIAVIAAALMAANFPLAFLEPTIAKWMHETMGSSKWQIGLVWLPAFLPHLLGVYLTVRLSVKYFRFQWLYGAIGLLLIGVSTAAVPTCHTYGILMIPLAIMCFGIALIDTALLPTMAFLVDVRHTSVYGSVYAIVDISYSVAYSLGPILAGQAVQKIGYLKMNVAIGLANMLFSPLLIFLREVYDWKPDKSERAVLIEEPTVNSDCESPESNVSEVQKQLPTQSDNSLYVVQRPRTRQGSVVSSEDDESPDIPNRRFSKSDALKITNHPSHVSKYNVQSAREETFKSRPRPQPRMKTSVKKSAEQHPIGRYNTTVLNGENQGHTNDISNKYNTLTTSLSKGEFTALADSGLEVRNPCFENDGHTYQRK, encoded by the coding sequence ATGGACGTTTGTAGACAGTACGGTAACATCGTGGCCACCTTAGCTCATGGTTGCATTAATAAACTTAGAGATTTAACTGCACCTCTACGTGACCGAATCAGCGATGGAAAATCTCAGCGGAAACTCGTCCTTGTGATCGTTTGTGTAGCACTACTACTTGACAACATGCTGTACATGGTTATTGTTCCGATCATAAccgaatattttaataaaaacgaaacaaaGTCCGCAGTGCTTTCAACAACATCGCAAATAATGAATGACTTTATCAGTACCCCATACATCAATAACGCCACACCCCCAGCAGCACTCCAATCTCATCTACAAACTTCTGGCCCTGACAAAGACGGTACTGAAGACACTTTAACCGGAATCCTGTTTGCGTCCAAAGCAATCGTGCAATTAATGGCAAACCCGTTTACTGGAACCTTTATAGATCGAGTTGGATACATAAAGCCATTAACTTTGGGGCTGATGGTTATGTTTTTATCCACAGCGTTGTTTGCTTGTGCAGAGGGCTTTGCTGTATTGTTCTTAGCTAGAAGTTTACAGGGTCTCGGTTCCGCATTAGCCGATACAGCATCCCTTGGCCTCATTGCCGATCGTTTCCAAGATGAAGCAGAGAGATCAAAAGCGCTTGGCCTCGCTCTAGCATTTATATCATTTGGTAGTTTGGTTGCGCCGCCGTTTGGTGGAATACTCTATGAATTTGCCGGTCGAGAGTGGCCGTTCCTTATTCTCGCATTTGTGTGCTTGATAGACGCCATGCTTCTTTTATTGGTACAGATCCCAAGAGAGGATGAAACAAAAGCAAAAGTTGGTAACCTGCCAGTTGGTACACCGATCTATAAGCTTTTTATTGACCCTTATATAGCAGTGATAGCCGCTGCGCTCATGGCAGCTAACTTTCCTCTCGCATTTTTAGAACCTACAATCGCCAAGTGGATGCACGAAACCATGGGTTCCTCTAAATGGCAAATTGGTTTAGTTTGGTTGCCCGCGTTCCTGCCCCATCTTTTGGGGGTTTATCTAACTGTACGACTATCAGTTAAGTACTTCCGCTTCCAATGGCTTTATGGAGCAATTGGTTTGTTACTGATTGGTGTCTCTACCGCTGCTGTCCCCACTTGTCACACCTACGGGATTCTAATGATCCCACTTGCTATCATGTGTTTTGGGATTGCCCTGATCGATACAGCTTTACTACCTACCATGGCCTTTTTGGTTGATGTTCGCCACACTAGTGTTTACGGAAGCGTTTACGCAATTGTTGATATCTCGTATTCTGTCGCGTACTCACTCGGTCCTATACTAGCCGGGCAAGCAGTTCAAAAAATCGGATACTTAAAAATGAATGTGGCCATTGGCTTGGCAAATATGCTTTTTTCACCTTTGTTGATCTTTCTACGAGAAGTGTATGATTGGAAACCTGATAAGAGCGAGAGAGCTGTTCTTATTGAGGAACCAACGGTTAATTCGGACTGTGAATCTCCAGAAAGTAACGTTTCTGAAGTACAAAAACAACTTCCGACCCAGTCTGATAATTCACTGTACGTGGTTCAACGACCAAGGACCCGCCAAGGCAGCGTAGTGTCTAGTGAAGATGATGAAAGTCCAGATATACCAAACCGACGATTCAGTAAATCTGACGCATTAAAAATAACGAACCATCCGTCACATGTATCAAAATATAACGTTCAATCAGCTCGAGAAGAAACTTTTAAAAGCAGACCGAGACCTCAACCACGAATGAAGACATCGGTGAAGAAATCAGCAGAACAACATCCGATTGGTCGATATAACACAACTGTGTTGAATGGAGAAAACCAAGGTCACACAAATGACATCAGTAACAAATATAACACTCTCACAACTTCGCTGTCAAAGGGAGAGTTTACTGCACTTGCAGATAGTGGTTTAGAAGTTAGGAATCCATGTTTTGAGAACGATGGACATacataccaacgaaaataG